In Dehalococcoidales bacterium, the genomic window GGCAAGAGGAAAAGCCAAGAAAGTAGCCCTCGTCGCCTGCATGAGGCGGCTGCTCACTATCATGAACTCAATTTTAAAACATCAAAGAGCTTGGCAATATGTATAAATTAACACAGTTGCTCTCCGTCGACGGAGAGGGGGAACTAAAGGGGGTGAGGTTTTCCCCATGTATTCCGGTTATGGCTTTTTCCGCACGTCCACCGTAACGTGTACCAGGCTGCCGTCGCGGTAGATTTCCAGCGTAATGGAGTCGCCGGGGGAGTAATATTCGGCCAGGACGGCAAAGAACTCATCGGAATCGTTAATTACCCGGTCGTCCATTTTTTTTATAACGTCGTTCACCCTGACGCCGCCCAGGCTCGCCGGGCCGGTCACGGCCGTGACCCTGGCGCCGCCGGTGAAGTTATTATTGTTGGCGAAAACTTCCAGCGGCAGCATGTCCCGCGCGGTAACCCCCAGCCAGGGGATTTCATATGTAAAGGGGCCGGTCTGGCCGTAAACTATCGCTTTCCCTACCCTGGCGACCTGGTTTGAAGGCACCGCGAAACTGATGCCGTCCCCCTGCTCCGGGTTTATCCGGGCGGTGACGACGCCGATTACCTCTCCGTCGATATTAAAAAGCGGGCCGCCGGAATTGCCGAAGTTGACGGCGGCGTCGATTTGCAGCAGATTGGGTTGATAAATATCGCTGACGGTCACCCCGCGGCCGACCTGGCTGATAACGCCGGAGGTCAGCGTCTCTTTCAGTCCCAGCCGGCTTTCTTCCCCGTCGCCGGGGCTGCCCAGGACGAATACGGGGTCGCCCACCTTCACCCCGCGTGAATCCGCCAGCGAAAGCGGCGTTAAAGCCGATAAATCCATCCCGCCGGAGCCATCATCAGCCATGAACCTCAGAATGGCGATGTCCGTCTCCTCTGATTTGGCCCAGACCAGCATTTTACAGGTCCGACCGTCGTCAAGGGTGGCGAATATCTCCGGCAGGTCTTTCACCACGTGATAAGCGGTCACCACCGTTTTAGGGATAACGATACCGGAGCCGGTGATCCCGGCCGCAATAAAGCCGGAGCCGATCAGGTACTGGCCGTTGGAAATCATGACAATGGACTGTTTGACCTGATCATAAAGCTGTGCTGCCTGGAGAACGGAGGTTCTGAAAGCCTCCTCCGTTTCCCCGGTCCGGTAGGCTAAGTCATCGATAACATGGCCGGTATCTGTAATATCGCCTTCAATAGTGGCGAACCGCTGCGACGCGGTGGCGGTGTACTCCGTCAGCGCCGAACCGGCGTCCGCGATAGCGGCGGAAAGGTTAGCGCTGCTGGCTTGAATTTCTCCGCCGAGCCGGGCGGCGGTATCGTCAAGTTTTACACCGGCGGCATCAAGTTTTGTCCCCAAATCTCCGGAGACGCCGGCCAGCTCGGTTTGCAGACTGTCTATCTGGCCGTTGAGGTCGTTGATAAAGTACCCGGCGCCGCCGGCGGTGATCACCAGCAGGGCGCTGACAACCGCGATTATTATTTTCATTTTCACTCCCTTACCGTCCGTGTATTTTTTTGTCCAATTATGGAGCATCATCGTATTCGTGTCAACGTTGAGGGGTCAGTCTTTACTTAACCCCGCCCCGGGATTCTTCAGTCCGTTCAGCATGGCACAGGGCGGCGGGGTAGAAAAATCACGGCGGGTCGGGTAAGATGTAGGTACTCATTCCCCGGCAAAGGAGAACCGCCATGCCTCCTTCCGTATTTCCCACCGGTACCACCATCTACGACCCCGCCAGGTGCTGGAACGGCTTTACCCTGTTCCAGACGGAGCTGCACCGCAATCACGGTCGCGGCGCTATCCTGATAGACATGAACGGGAACGCGGTGCACCGCTGGCAGGGACTGGACGGTTTCCCCAACAAGATGCTGCCCGGCGGGCATATCATGGGCAGCACCGGCGTGCGCAATATGAAGTACGGCTACCAGGACATGCTGGACCTGGTGGAGGCGGACTGGGAGGGGAATATCGTCTGGAAGTTCGATA contains:
- a CDS encoding trypsin-like peptidase domain-containing protein is translated as MKIIIAVVSALLVITAGGAGYFINDLNGQIDSLQTELAGVSGDLGTKLDAAGVKLDDTAARLGGEIQASSANLSAAIADAGSALTEYTATASQRFATIEGDITDTGHVIDDLAYRTGETEEAFRTSVLQAAQLYDQVKQSIVMISNGQYLIGSGFIAAGITGSGIVIPKTVVTAYHVVKDLPEIFATLDDGRTCKMLVWAKSEETDIAILRFMADDGSGGMDLSALTPLSLADSRGVKVGDPVFVLGSPGDGEESRLGLKETLTSGVISQVGRGVTVSDIYQPNLLQIDAAVNFGNSGGPLFNIDGEVIGVVTARINPEQGDGISFAVPSNQVARVGKAIVYGQTGPFTYEIPWLGVTARDMLPLEVFANNNNFTGGARVTAVTGPASLGGVRVNDVIKKMDDRVINDSDEFFAVLAEYYSPGDSITLEIYRDGSLVHVTVDVRKKP